GAAGCCTCGGGGGCGGGATCCTGTAGCTTCCAGACCCTGAAGGTGCGGATATCCTTCACGAAGGCGCGCTCCAGCGCCTGGCGTTCCATGTCCGGGGCCAGCAGCACCGGCTCGCCGTCGTCGGGCAGGATAACCGCCGAGCGCCCGATGACCGGCCAGTAACCCGAAAGCATGACGATGTTCTCAGGTAACCTACACACAAGCGCTTTCAGACCCTCACTGCGCATCGCGGCCCGAGCCTGCTCGAGCCTCTCGACAGAGCCACTTTTGACCGCGGGTGTCCCGGTGCCGGCCATGTACTTTCCACCTCCGGTACTCACCACTGCTCAAGCTGGGCCGTGAGGCCCGAGTCCACGAACAGAGAGGTGCCGGTCACGAACGAGGCTTCGTCGCTAGCCAGATAGGCGACCGCGTGGCCGACATCCTCCGGGGTGCCGAGGCGCCGGAGCAGCTGGCGTTCGCTCACCCGTTTGCGCATCTCTTCGTAGTCGCCTGATTCCCTGAAGATCCGCTGGATGAGAGGAGTATCGATCCATCCGGGACACACGGCGTTAACCCGGACATTGTCGGCCGCGTAATCGATGGCCATCACCCTCGTCAGTGCGACCACGCCCCCTTTGCTTGCCGCGTAAGGAGCGGTGCCGCCGACGTTCTGGTAGGCGTGCACCGAGGCGATGTTGACGATGGCCCCGTGCCTGCTTGTCCGCAGGTAGGGGAGCGCGTACTTTGAGCAGAGGAACACCCCGGTAAGGTTGACGGCAAGGCAGCGATTCCAGGCCTCCAGCGTCGTCTCGTGGACGGGAGTGTAGACGCCGATCCCGGCGTTGTTGACCAGTATGTCGATGCAGCCGAAACGCTCGACGGTGAGCTCGATCAACCGCCTGACCTGGGTTTCCTGGCTCACGTCGCAGGCGACGAACATGGCCTGGCCGCCTGCCTTCTCGATGGCCTCCGCCGTCTTGCGCCCCTCGCTTTCATCGATGTCCGCGACGACGACGCGGGCACCCTCACGGGAGAGGACCGTCGCGATTCCCTTTCCGATACCCATGGCTGCCCCCGTGACGATCGCAACCCGATCCTTGAGCCGCAAAGTAAAGGCCTCCTTTCGCCAGATCCTCCCGGCGCCTTCCGGCTCCGGTGGAGCCACGTCCTTCCTGCACCGGCCTGACGGAACTAGCGCCAGGCAGAGCGGTCCCCGCTTATCAGCGCCTGGGCCTCAACCGGGCCGATCCACGGGACGTCGCCGAAAAACGTGTGCTTTAGCGCCGCCAGCGCCATTCCGTACTGCAGCCCGGCGCCTACGTCACCTTGTAGGTAGCCGTGCAGAAAGCCCGCTGCAAACGCGTCGCCGGAACCCACGCGGTCCAGGGCCTCGATGGGGTACCCCTCGGCCTCGAAGGACTTCTCCGACGTCACCGCCGCACACCGGTCGCCGCTGGTCACCACCGCCACGTCGCAGGGGAACAGGTGCTTCAGGCGAGAGGCGGCCTGCGCTGCCGGCCCGGCGACACCGAAAAGGGTAGAGGCGTCATCGGCCGTGCAGAAGAGCACCGACAGGCCTGCCGCCAGAAGCTCCGAGATGGTGTGGGCGGCCCGCTCCGAAGGCCACAGCCGGCTCCTGTAGTTGACGTCGAACGAGATGAGCGCTCCCCGGCGCCGGGCCCGCGCGAGGGCTTCTGCCACCACCGCCTGGCAATTGGGACTCAGCGCGGGGGTTATCCCGGTCAGGTGGATGGCCCGGGCGCTTTCCACGTATTCCCAGTCCACGTCCTCCACACCCAGCTGCGAAGCTGCGGAGCCGGACCGGTCGTAGAT
This portion of the Bacillota bacterium genome encodes:
- a CDS encoding glucose 1-dehydrogenase encodes the protein MRLKDRVAIVTGAAMGIGKGIATVLSREGARVVVADIDESEGRKTAEAIEKAGGQAMFVACDVSQETQVRRLIELTVERFGCIDILVNNAGIGVYTPVHETTLEAWNRCLAVNLTGVFLCSKYALPYLRTSRHGAIVNIASVHAYQNVGGTAPYAASKGGVVALTRVMAIDYAADNVRVNAVCPGWIDTPLIQRIFRESGDYEEMRKRVSERQLLRRLGTPEDVGHAVAYLASDEASFVTGTSLFVDSGLTAQLEQW
- a CDS encoding sugar kinase, which gives rise to MSLELVTIGETMLRLTAPPGFGLENAPHFLVHTAGAESNVAVMLSRFGHRTGWVSKLVNDALGRRIAHDIRAHGVDTSRVVWVPAGKTGSYYLELPLKPRTGRVIYDRSGSAASQLGVEDVDWEYVESARAIHLTGITPALSPNCQAVVAEALARARRRGALISFDVNYRSRLWPSERAAHTISELLAAGLSVLFCTADDASTLFGVAGPAAQAASRLKHLFPCDVAVVTSGDRCAAVTSEKSFEAEGYPIEALDRVGSGDAFAAGFLHGYLQGDVGAGLQYGMALAALKHTFFGDVPWIGPVEAQALISGDRSAWR